One window from the genome of Amphiprion ocellaris isolate individual 3 ecotype Okinawa chromosome 23, ASM2253959v1, whole genome shotgun sequence encodes:
- the si:dkey-6n21.12 gene encoding schwannomin-interacting protein 1 yields the protein MEGEKEKQRQQREEKESNEAEDDRRSDDDADNEEGDDEYSEGAALVWQEDYGEDNLGLPIMHWEALSLRIAELEKQEEEKREKKAKSGVSLERGRAPVSWTEGRGRRAESWENGDDTCNSAVLALTSRLQTQMNLQLCFINNSESEEEEENNGQISGKRTVQVHKNPQPLAKPEKPKSRGFRNTLRNLRDRLRTDHKTLPAAHTDPVVQQRHLELSDLQSFSIKDLNALCTSLSKTIQDLSSELVSRLQIRDQLRTEQDAMLLEVQDLTSL from the exons ATGGAGGGTGAGAAGGAGAAACAGAGGCAGCAGCGGGAAGAGAAGGAGAGTAATGAGGCAGAGGATGACAGGAGGAGTGACGACGATGCTGACAATGAAGAGGGAGACGATGAATATTCTGAGGGGGCGGCACTAGTGTGGCAAGAAGACTATGGCGAGGATAATCTGGGACTTCCCATCATGCACTGGGAAGCGCTGAGCCTGCGCATCGCTGAGTTGGAAAAgcaagaagaggagaagagggaaaAGAAGGCAAAG AGTGGAGTTTCTCTTGAGCGAGGCAGAGCCCCAGTGAGCTGGACagaggggagagggaggagagcagAAAGCTGGGAGAATGGAGATGACACCTGCAACAGTGCTGTGCTTGCACTCACCTCTCG CCTGCAGACGCAGATGAATCTCCAACTCTGCTTCATCAACAACAGTgaaagtgaggaggaggaggaaaacaatgGACAGATCAGCGGG AAAAGGACTGTTCAGGTTCATAAGAATCCTCAGCCTCTTGCCAAGCCGGAGAAACCAAAATCAAGGGGCTTCAGGAACACTCTAAGAAACCTACGAGACCGACTGAGAACAGACCACAAAACACTG cCTGCAGCACATACTGATCCTGTAGTCCAGCAGAGACACTTGGAGCTCAGTGATTTACAGAGTTTCAGTATCAAGGACCTCAATGCTCTGTGCACGTCTCTCAGCAAGACCATACAAG ACTTGAGCTCAGAACTGGTGAGCCGCCTCCAGATCCGAGACCAGCTGAGGACAGAGCAGGATGCCATGCTGCTGGAGGTGCAGGATCTGACATCACTATAA
- the si:dkey-6n21.13 gene encoding P2Y purinoceptor 3: protein MSSRGGVPTNVTVETLSVIPSSFSPTSSPSYPTPTPPCSIDESYKYIFLPICYSFTFIFSISLNSVVLYRSFRWTKRWNASLIYMVNLASTDFMYGLSLPFLVASYIMQDRWVFGDFMCRLVRFLFYFNLYCSIFFLTCISVHRYLGICHPMKVITLETKKAVKCTCVLVWIVVFALTCPIFRFAQTGHVTRLARVGSNASANMTNPSYDISSVNNNASYVNLEEVAEKYQNCWDDAIDKEFPDYVPYGITLHLLGFFVPFSIIAWCYSRVVLTIFRTLHSHPSPGRGLRMGHEVEGRDSSSSAADKRGRRGSNGLLRAVRRDEGISIFLGAHSPYASRRRKSIKTIITITLLFALCFFPFHVTRTIFLLLKVTKRVPCHTMTTVSMCYKITRPLASFNAWLNALLYFLTKDKGGGHCCQTANTTVQQHDGPLLPLRMMGKGEGTGEGVMQDGIDKTEIKPFHSPSYMNRVTVRCIDE, encoded by the coding sequence ATGTCATCCAGAGGCGGAGTTCCTACAAACGTCACTGTGGAAACACTCAGTGTCATCCCCAGCTCCTTCTCACCTACTTCCTCTCCTTCCTACCCTACTCCAACTCCACCTTGCAGCATAGATGAGTCCTACAAGTACATTTTCCTCCCCATTTGTTactctttcacatttatttttagcatttcccTCAACTCTGTGGTCCTCTACCGTTCCTTCCGCTGGACCAAGCGCTGGAATGCTTCTTTGATATATATGGTGAACTTGGCTTCTACTGACTTTATGTACGGCCTGTCTCTGCCATTTCTTGTGGCTAGTTACATTATGCAGGACCGCTGGGTGTTTGGGGACTTTATGTGCCGCCTTGTCCGCTTCCTTTTTTACTTTAATCTCTACTGCTCGATCTTCTTCCTCACTTGCATCTCTGTCCACAGATACCTTGGCATCTGCCACCCTATGAAAGTGATCACACTGGAGACGAAGAAGGCTGTCAAATGCACTTGTGTGCTGGTTTGGATTGTAGTATTTGCTTTGACCTGCCCTATCTTCCGATTTGCTCAGACTGGTCATGTTACGAGACTGGCAAGGGTTGGGAGCAATGCAAGTGCAAATATGACCAACCCAAGCTATGACATATCATCAGTAAATAATAATGCCAGTTATGTTAACTTGGAAGAAGTCGCTGAGAAGTACCAGAACTGCTGGGATGATGCCATAGACAAGGAGTTTCCTGATTATGTACCATATGGCATCACGCTCCATTTGCTGGgcttttttgtgccattttccaTAATTGCTTGGTGTTACTCACGCGTAGTTCTAACCATATTTAGGACTCTGCATTCCCACCCCTCACCTGGCAGAGGGCTAAGAATGGGACATGAAGTAGAGGGAAGAGACAGTAGCAGTTCTGCAGCagataaaagaggaagaagaggaagcaaTGGACTGTTGAGGGCAGTGAGAAGAGATGAAGggatttccatttttcttgGTGCTCACTCCCCATATGCCAGTCGCAGGCGTAAATCTATCAAGACCATCATCACTATCACTCTGCTCTTTGCTCTGTGTTTCTTTCCCTTCCATGTTACCAGAACCATCTTTCTCCTACTGAAAGTGACCAAGAGAGTCCCCTGTCACACCATGACCACAGTCTCTATGTGTTATAAGATCACCCGACCTTTAGCGTCATTTAATGCATGGCTCAACGCCCTCCTTTACTTCCTCACTAAGGACAAAGGGGGTGGTCACTGCTGCCAAACAGCGAACACCACTGTCCAACAACATGATGGGCCTCTATTACCACTGAGAATGATGGGAAAAGGGGAGGGTACAGGGGAGGGAGTGATGCAAGATGGGATTGACAAAACAGAGATTAAACCATTCCACAGTCCGTCATACATGAACAGAGTAACAGTTAGATGTATAGATGAATGA